One segment of Erigeron canadensis isolate Cc75 chromosome 2, C_canadensis_v1, whole genome shotgun sequence DNA contains the following:
- the LOC122586932 gene encoding F-box protein At1g47056-like, protein MGQSHSITAGITNRRRNSVVKSMPANGPKELRSFLTEENVTDEEKYLSGDILILPDACVACIFQFLGSGDRKQCSLVCRRWKEVEGQTRHRLSLNAQSEIISVIPSLFSRFDSVTKLSLKCDRRSVSISDEALVLISERCVNLTRLKLRSCRQVTDLGMVRFSKNCKGLKRFSCGSCVFGAKGMNAVIDNCLLLEELSVKRLRGIGDGSNGMETEFIGSSGVSALSLKFICLKDLYNAQCFGPLLMGAKNLRTLKLFRNSGDWDKLLEMVTDNVDGLVEVHLERLQVSDTGLASFSKCGNLEILHILKTPDCSNLGLVSMAENCRLLRKLHIDGWKTNRIDDGGLIGVAKYCPNLQELVLIGVNCTRVGLEMLATNCQKLERLALCGSETVGDAEISCIAEKCTALKKLCIKSCPVSDHGMEALAGGCPNLVKVKVKKCRGVTGDGAGWLRASRESLAVNLDTTEVESQDAASDGNPDIVVEDPPVARQNDGASNAASSSATRSTSFKARLGLIAGRSLSSCTFRKWSSFSGGSRSQ, encoded by the coding sequence ATGGGCCAGTCACACTCGATTACTGCCGGAATCACTAACCGTCGGAGAAACTCCGTCGTGAAATCGATGCCGGCGAACGGTCCAAAGGAATTACGTTCGTTTTTAACGGAAGAGAATGTTACTGATGAAGAAAAATATCTTTCCGGCGATATATTGATACTTCCGGACGCGTGTGTAGCGTGCATTTTTCAGTTTCTCGGATCCGGTGACCGGAAACAGTGCTCGCTTGTTTGTCGGCGGTGGAAGGAAGTTGAAGGACAGACGCGCCACCGTCTTTCTCTAAATGCGCAATCGGAAATCATTTCGGTAATTCCGTCCCTATTTTCTCGATTTGATTCCGTTACTAAACTGTCTTTGAAATGTGACCGGAGATCTGTAAGTATTAGCGATGAAGCACTGGTTTTAATATCTGAGCGGTGCGTGAATCTCACGCGCTTGAAGCTTAGGTCATGTAGGCAGGTTACGGATTTAGGTATGGTCAGGTTTTCAAAAAATTGTAAAGGTCTGAAACGGTTTTCGTGTGGTTCGTGTGTTTTTGGAGCTAAAGGAATGAATGCTGTGATTGATAATTGTTTgctgttagaagaattgtcggTTAAACGGCTACGTGGCATCGGTGATGGATCGAATGGGATGGAGACGGAGTTTATTGGATCTAGTGGTGTATCTGCATTGTCTCTTAAGTTTATATGTTTGAAAGATTTATACAATGCACAGTGTTTTGGGCCGTTGTTAATGGGAGCGAAAAATTTGAGGACGTTGAAGTTGTTTAGGAATTCTGGAGATTGGGATAAGTTGTTGGAGATGGTTACTGATAATGTGGATGGATTGGTTGAGGTGCATTTGGAGAGGTTACAAGTGAGTGATACCGGTCTTGCATCGTTCTCAAAATGTGGAAATTTGGAAATATTGCATATATTGAAAACGCCTGATTGTTCGAATTTGGGGTTGGTGTCTATGGCGGAGAATTGTAGGCTTTTGAGGAAGCTGCATATTGATGGTTGGAAGACGAATAGGATAGATGATGGAGGGTTAATTGGTGTAGCGAAATACTGTCCTAACCTTCAGGAGCTTGTGCTTATTGGTGTCAATTGTACTCGTGTTGGTTTAGAGATGTTGGCTACAAATTGCCAGAAGTTAGAGCGGTTGGCATTATGTGGGAGTGAAACTGTCGGGGATGCTGAGATTTCTTGCATTGCTGAGAAATGTACCGCTTTGAAGAAGCTTTGTATCAAGAGTTGTCCTGTGTCTGATCATGGAATGGAAGCGTTAGCAGGCGGTTGCCCAAATTTGGTTAAGGTTAAGGTGAAGAAGTGTCGTGGAGTGACTGGTGATGGTGCAGGCTGGTTGAGGGCTAGTAGGGAGTCGTTGGCTGTTAATTTGGATACTACTGAAGTTGAGAGTCAGGATGCAGCTAGTGATGGTAATCCAGATATTGTGGTTGAAGACCCTCCCGTAGCTCGCCAAAATGATGGGGCTAGTAATGCTGCTTCTAGCAGTGCTACTCGATCAACATCATTTAAGGCTAGGTTAGGCCTTATTGCTGGAAGAAGCTTATCGTCTTGCACATTCAGGAAGTGGTCCAGCTTTAGTGGTGGTTCTCGGAGTCAATGA
- the LOC122588232 gene encoding vegetative cell wall protein gp1-like, protein MVGAPVSSNSMDNRYAPPAATYATPGAALSTVQSYNPSAPPAAVPYSAMPQPQATPYNAMQQPQATPYPAVPPPGPAAPYPGAPASQYPGGPATQYPGAPAAQYHGAPASTYTNAPSVYPTAPPGVSTSSPFSSYPPNSNPMASLVPSYPPNSGYPSSGSGPFPGLNTYPPSTATYPPQTTYPPSNTSYPPSNATYPPSNATYPPSNNTYPPQTTYPAPQGYPPQQTSGSAGVYPPPPNMGVYPPPPY, encoded by the coding sequence ATGGTTGGTGCACCTGTCTCCTCAAACAGCATGGATAATAGATATGCTCCACCTGCAGCGACATACGCCACACCTGGTGCCGCGCTTTCCACTGTCCAGTCGTATAATCCTTCAGCACCACCAGCAGCCGTCCCTTATTCAGCCATGCCACAACCACAAGCCACTCCTTACAACGCTATGCAGCAACCACAAGCTACCCCTTACCCTGCTGTTCCACCACCAGGACCTGCAGCACCCTACCCTGGTGCACCAGCATCTCAATACCCAGGTGGACCTGCAACTCAGTACCCCGGTGCACCTGCAGCTCAGTATCATGGTGCACCTGCATCAACTTACACTAACGCACCATCCGTCTATCCCACAGCTCCACCTGGTGTATCTACATCGTCGCCTTTCTCATCATACCCTCCTAATTCAAACCCAATGGCATCACTAGTACCATCATATCCTCCAAATTCTGGATACCCTTCAAGCGGATCAGGCCCTTTTCCAGGATTAAACACATACCCTCCATCAACCGCCACATATCCACCACAAACAACATACCCACCATCAAACACTTCATACCCACCATCAAACGCCACATACCCACCATCAAATGCCACATATCCACCATCCAACAACACGTATCCACCACAAACAACGTACCCGGCACCACAAGGTTATCCGCCACAACAAACATCAGGATCAGCAGGGGTGTACCCACCACCTCCTAATATGGGAGTGTATCCACCACCACCGTACTAA
- the LOC122586933 gene encoding low-temperature-induced cysteine proteinase-like, which yields MNKIIYIATLLALVAVASAIDMSIIGYDETHNIVAAADDWRTDEEVNSMYESWLVHHGKTYNAIGEKDRRFQIFKDNLRFIDQHNSVDRTYKVGLNKFADLTNEEYRNTHTGLKTKNNKLKNGKKSDRYVLQSGESLPESVDWREKGAVTAVKDQGSCGSCWAFSTTGSVEGINQIVTSDLISISEQELVDCDTSYNQGCNGGLMDYAFEFIIKNGGIDTEEDYPYTGKDGKCDAIRKNAKVVTIDGYEDVPVNDESALKKAAANQPIAVAIEAGGREFQFYTSGIFTGSCGTDLDHGVLVVGYGTESGKDYWIVKNSWGAEWGEGGYLKMERNIKAKTGKCGIAMEASYATKTGPNPPNPGPSPPSPVTPEVVCDEYSTCPESTTCCCIYEYYGYCFAWGCCPLEGASCCDDHYSCCPHDYPICNVRRGTCSKSKNSPLEVNSIMRILAKPNKLKRTIA from the exons ATGAACAAGATCATATACATAGCTACACTCTTAGCCCTTGTGGCGGTCGCATCGGCGATCGACATGTCAATCATCGGATACGATGAAACACACAACATCGTAGCGGCGGCCGATGATTGGCGTACCGATGAAGAAGTCAACTCCATGTACGAGTCATGGCTAGTGCACCACGGCAAAACATACAACGCTATAGGCGAAAAAGACCGGAGGTTTCAGATCTTTAAAGATAACCTCCGGTTTATTGACCAACATAACTCCGTTGACCGGACTTATAAAGTTGGACTTAATAAGTTTGCTGATCTCACTAATGAAGAGTATCGGAATACTCACACTGGtcttaaaactaaaaataacaaGCTAAAAAATGGTAAAAAGAGTGATCGGTATGTTTTACAGTCCGGTGAGTCGTTGCCGGAATCTGTTGATTGGAGAGAGAAAGGTGCTGTTACTGCTGTTAAGGATCAAGGAAGCTGCG GGAGTTGTTGGGCATTTTCAACGACCGGGTCGGTGGAAGGGATCAACCAGATTGTGACAAGTGACCTGATCTCAATCTCGGAACAAGAGCTTGTAGATTGTGATACATCTTACAATCAAGGATGCAATGGAGGTCTCATGGACTATGCCTTTGAGTTCATTATTAAGAATGGCGGTATTGACACTGAAGAAGATTATCCTTACACTGGCAAAGATGGAAAGTGTGACGCTATCAGG AAAAACGCAAAGGTTGTTACTATTGATGGTTATGAAGATGTTCCAGTCAACGACGAATCAGCACTCAAAAAGGCGGCTGCAAACCAACCTATCGCCGTTGCCATTGAAGCCGGGGGCAGGGAATTCCAATTCTACACTTCG GGTATCTTCACTGGTTCATGCGGAACAGACTTGGACCATGGTGTGCTTGTGGTTGGTTACGGGACAGAAAGCGGCAAAGATTATTGGATTGTCAAGAACTCATGGGGTGCAGAATGGGGAGAGGGTGGTTACTTGAAAATGGAAAGAAACATTAAAGCAAAAACGGGCAAATGTGGTATTGCGATGGAGGCTTCATACGCTACCAAGACTGGTCCTAACCCGCCTAACCCTGGTCCATCTCCTCCATCTCCAGTCACACCTGAAGTGGTTTGTGACGAGTACAGCACTTGCCCTGAAAGCACCACCTGCTGTTGTATCTATGAGTATTATGGCTATTGCTTTGCTTGGGGATGCTGTCCATTGGAGGGTGCCTCCTGCTGTGATGATCACTACAGTTGTTGCCCACATGATTATCCTATTTGCAATGTGCGCCGTGGTACTTGCTCAAAG AGCAAGAACAGCCCATTGGAAGTTAATTCAATCATGAGGATTCTTgctaaaccaaacaagttgaagagGACCATTGCTTGA